A single Vibrio sp. YMD68 DNA region contains:
- a CDS encoding class II glutamine amidotransferase — translation MCELLGMSANVPTDICFSFTGLIQRGGNTGPHRDGWGITFYEGKGFRTFKDPKPSCDSKIAELVQHYPIKSRAVVSHIRQANRGSVNLENTHPFTRELWGRYWTFAHNGQLSDYDDLNTGRFRPVGETDSELSFCWLLKQLEERYPEPPQDMVGAFRFIAQCCDQLKEKGVFNMLLSDGEYVMTYCTNHLYWITRRAPFGKASLIDEEVTINFLEETTPNDVVTVVATQPLTDNEIWHRMKPSEFGIFHFGELIDGNAHKLEDVAFAEAKPRCQAPSQPLA, via the coding sequence ATGTGTGAATTGCTCGGAATGAGCGCTAATGTACCAACCGATATCTGTTTTAGTTTTACCGGGCTAATTCAGCGTGGTGGCAATACAGGGCCACACCGAGATGGTTGGGGAATTACGTTTTATGAAGGAAAAGGGTTTCGAACGTTTAAAGACCCGAAGCCGAGCTGTGATTCTAAAATAGCGGAATTAGTGCAGCATTACCCAATAAAAAGCCGTGCTGTCGTGAGCCATATCAGACAAGCCAATCGAGGCTCTGTTAATTTGGAGAATACTCACCCGTTCACTCGTGAATTATGGGGACGCTACTGGACTTTTGCTCATAACGGACAGTTGTCCGATTACGATGACTTAAATACCGGTCGGTTTAGGCCCGTTGGAGAAACCGACAGTGAATTGTCTTTTTGTTGGTTATTGAAGCAGTTAGAAGAACGTTACCCAGAGCCGCCTCAAGACATGGTCGGGGCATTTCGATTCATTGCTCAGTGTTGTGATCAATTGAAGGAGAAAGGTGTATTCAATATGCTTTTATCCGATGGCGAATACGTAATGACGTATTGTACTAATCACCTTTATTGGATAACAAGGCGAGCCCCTTTCGGTAAGGCGAGCTTGATTGATGAAGAAGTCACCATTAACTTTTTAGAAGAAACCACGCCTAATGATGTTGTCACCGTTGTTGCCACTCAGCCTTTGACAGACAACGAAATTTGGCATCGCATGAAGCCGAGCGAATTTGGTATTTTTCACTTTGGAGAGTTGATTGATGGCAATGCGCACAAGTTAGAAGATGTTGCGTTTGCAGAAGCCAAACCACGTTGCCAAGCGCCTTCTCAGCCATTAGCTTAA
- the lpcA gene encoding D-sedoheptulose 7-phosphate isomerase, giving the protein MYQELIKSELTEAAEVLNAFLSDEQNLAQIEAAAKLIADSFKQGGKVLSCGNGGSHCDAMHFAEELTGRYRENRPGYPGIAISDPSHISCVSNDFGYDSVFSRYVEAVGSKGDVLFGLSTSGNSGNILKAIDAAKAKGMKTIALTGKDGGKMAGLADVEIRVPHFGYADRIQEIHIKIIHIVIQLIEKEMA; this is encoded by the coding sequence ATGTATCAGGAATTAATTAAAAGCGAACTGACAGAAGCTGCCGAAGTATTGAATGCGTTTTTAAGTGATGAACAAAATTTGGCACAAATTGAAGCCGCCGCTAAGTTGATTGCCGATTCGTTTAAGCAAGGTGGTAAAGTACTCTCTTGTGGCAATGGCGGTTCTCACTGTGATGCTATGCATTTTGCAGAAGAGCTGACAGGGCGTTATCGAGAAAACCGACCGGGGTACCCAGGCATCGCTATCTCAGATCCGAGCCATATTTCATGCGTAAGTAACGATTTTGGCTATGATTCTGTGTTCTCTCGTTATGTCGAAGCCGTTGGCTCAAAAGGTGATGTGCTGTTTGGGTTATCTACGTCAGGCAATTCAGGGAATATCTTGAAAGCGATAGATGCTGCAAAAGCAAAAGGCATGAAAACAATCGCATTAACCGGAAAAGATGGCGGAAAAATGGCCGGGCTAGCGGATGTTGAAATTCGCGTTCCTCACTTTGGTTATGCCGACCGTATCCAAGAGATCCATATCAAAATTATTCATATTGTTATTCAGCTTATTGAAAAAGAGATGGCGTAA
- the fadE gene encoding acyl-CoA dehydrogenase FadE, which produces METLLSILSFTAIFTLCLYHRSSLVMSLVALTATMFALSIWGNAGFLSWALYFAAVVLFTVPSVRQGVFSQKALTLFKKVLPAMSQTEKEALDAGTVWWEAELFKGKPDWKNLHSIAAPKLSKEEKAFLNGPVNEVCAMVNDHQVTHELADLPPEVWQYLKDHKFFAMIIKKKYGGLEFSAYAQSLVLQKLTGVSSVLSSTVGVPNSLGPGELLQHYGTEEQKNHYLPRLANGIEIPCFALTSPEAGSDAGSIPDFGVVCKGKWQGKQVLGMRLTWNKRYITLAPVATVLGLAFKLRDPDGLLGDKPDLGITCALIPTDLKGIEIGNRHFPLNVPFQNGPTQGKDIFVPIDFIIGGEKMAGQGWRMLVECLSVGRGITLPSNSTGGLKSAALATGAYARIRRQFKQPIGHMEGVEEPLARLAGNAYVMDAASSLTVAGIDLGQKPSVISAIVKYHCTHRGQRSIIDAMDIVGGKGICLGPSNFLARGYQGSPIAITVEGANILTRSLIIYGQGAIRCHPYVLDEMNAAHSEGERALEDFDKALAGHVTFTMSNLVRSLWFGFTDGFGSEAPTKDFTKRYYQQLNRYSANMALLSDISMVVLGGSLKRKERMSARLGDILSQLYLSSATLKRFDEDGRPQEDKAMVDWGLQDSLQQTEVAIDEFLANFPNRVIASALRILILPFGRVRRAPSDKLDSKVAKIIQTPSETRSRIGRNQYLEDTPFNPVGRIEKALEIILQAEPIFDKVCKGLEQRRAFLALDKVAEIGLENNLIDDAEAAILRKAEVERLYVINVDDFSPEDLAAKPQYPEVGNVA; this is translated from the coding sequence ATGGAAACCTTGCTCTCTATACTTAGCTTCACCGCTATTTTTACCCTTTGTTTGTACCATCGAAGCTCGCTGGTCATGTCATTAGTGGCGCTCACAGCCACCATGTTTGCCCTATCAATATGGGGGAATGCAGGATTTTTGAGTTGGGCACTCTATTTTGCGGCGGTTGTGCTGTTTACCGTGCCGTCCGTACGACAAGGTGTTTTCAGCCAAAAAGCGCTCACGCTGTTTAAAAAAGTCTTGCCCGCGATGTCGCAAACAGAAAAAGAAGCCCTCGACGCAGGTACCGTTTGGTGGGAAGCCGAACTGTTTAAAGGCAAACCGGATTGGAAAAACCTGCACAGCATCGCAGCGCCTAAGTTATCCAAAGAAGAAAAGGCTTTCCTTAACGGCCCGGTGAATGAAGTGTGCGCCATGGTTAATGACCACCAAGTCACTCATGAACTTGCCGATCTGCCTCCAGAGGTATGGCAATATCTAAAGGACCATAAGTTCTTTGCCATGATCATTAAGAAAAAATATGGCGGGCTTGAGTTTTCTGCCTATGCGCAATCTTTGGTCCTTCAAAAACTCACTGGTGTGTCGAGCGTTCTATCATCAACCGTCGGCGTTCCAAATTCACTCGGCCCTGGGGAACTCCTCCAACATTACGGTACGGAAGAGCAAAAAAATCACTACCTACCTCGTCTAGCGAATGGCATCGAAATACCTTGTTTTGCTTTAACCAGCCCAGAAGCAGGCTCAGATGCCGGTTCAATTCCAGATTTTGGGGTTGTTTGTAAAGGTAAGTGGCAAGGCAAACAGGTGTTGGGCATGCGCCTAACCTGGAACAAGCGCTACATTACACTTGCACCGGTAGCAACGGTCCTCGGTTTAGCGTTTAAACTGCGAGATCCCGATGGATTACTGGGTGACAAGCCAGATCTAGGTATCACCTGTGCGTTGATCCCTACCGATCTTAAAGGCATTGAGATCGGCAACCGTCACTTTCCTCTTAATGTTCCGTTTCAAAATGGCCCAACCCAGGGTAAAGACATCTTTGTTCCGATTGACTTCATCATCGGCGGCGAAAAAATGGCAGGGCAAGGCTGGAGAATGCTCGTTGAGTGCTTATCCGTAGGGCGTGGTATCACACTGCCTTCAAATTCAACTGGAGGTCTTAAATCAGCCGCGTTAGCAACCGGAGCCTATGCTCGTATTCGCCGCCAGTTCAAGCAACCCATTGGTCACATGGAAGGGGTAGAAGAACCCCTAGCACGCCTTGCTGGTAACGCTTATGTCATGGATGCTGCGAGTAGCCTAACAGTGGCTGGTATCGATTTAGGCCAAAAGCCGTCTGTTATTTCTGCAATCGTTAAGTATCACTGTACTCACCGTGGACAACGCAGCATCATTGATGCAATGGACATTGTTGGCGGAAAAGGCATTTGTTTGGGGCCTTCGAACTTTTTAGCACGCGGTTACCAAGGGTCACCAATCGCTATCACCGTTGAAGGTGCCAATATTCTCACTCGATCATTAATCATCTATGGTCAAGGGGCGATTCGTTGTCATCCATATGTTCTGGATGAAATGAACGCGGCCCATTCAGAAGGCGAACGTGCGCTGGAAGATTTCGATAAAGCGCTAGCCGGCCATGTTACGTTTACCATGAGTAATCTGGTTCGCAGCCTTTGGTTTGGTTTCACTGATGGTTTTGGCTCTGAGGCTCCGACCAAAGATTTCACCAAGCGTTACTATCAGCAGTTGAATCGTTACAGCGCCAACATGGCATTACTATCGGATATTTCAATGGTTGTGCTGGGCGGTTCGTTAAAGCGCAAAGAGCGAATGTCGGCTCGACTGGGTGATATTCTAAGCCAACTTTACCTAAGCTCAGCGACGCTGAAACGCTTTGATGAAGATGGACGCCCTCAAGAAGATAAAGCCATGGTTGACTGGGGCCTACAAGATAGTTTGCAACAAACGGAAGTGGCCATTGATGAATTTTTAGCGAACTTCCCGAACCGAGTTATCGCTTCAGCACTTCGTATCCTTATTCTTCCTTTTGGTCGAGTACGCCGAGCACCAAGCGATAAGCTGGACAGTAAAGTGGCAAAAATCATTCAAACTCCAAGTGAGACTCGTTCTCGAATTGGTCGAAACCAGTACCTTGAAGATACGCCGTTTAATCCAGTTGGCCGTATAGAGAAAGCACTGGAGATCATTCTTCAAGCTGAGCCAATCTTCGATAAAGTGTGCAAGGGGCTAGAGCAGCGTAGAGCGTTCTTAGCACTCGATAAGGTCGCTGAAATTGGATTAGAAAACAACCTTATCGATGACGCAGAAGCGGCGATACTGAGAAAAGCAGAAGTGGAGCGTCTGTACGTGATCAATGTTGACGACTTTAGCCCTGAGGACCTTGCTGCAAAGCCTCAATATCCTGAGGTCGGTAACGTAGCCTAA
- a CDS encoding TIGR03503 family protein: MSLMLCFSASVASEESSMSLLDNRFRVDPTIKQITFVIYREQSSKPVVLVRPDGKKYYAWRSPDNVQWYQESSLDIISIDDPMPGPWQAVGKVTPKNRILLISHLALESDTFPTRLYQGEEIKFTAKLTSDGEPLILRDFLDRISLKVTFTKFVENEQDLISEARPVPEVLGVFSDDGTGLDEFPGDGIFTVALPISSQPGKYRVRITSGNGIFLRAQEQEVLVYPTPIQHTFIQSRDTETAHQIILSGEQGMVKPGSLAAQIDHTNSDGELTSVSGSAIEESEKLELWVPNSEKVGNYQWQGKVFATDMATGRPLTFMVTDQSYNILEEIDFEKTRLIQEEQQRKQQQLLEELRIKEEKEAARTRSMIIIGVGNIVAILVGLAVWFIRRKLNAAKKALPEMQLDMPKK; encoded by the coding sequence ATGAGCTTGATGCTGTGCTTTAGTGCGAGTGTCGCCAGTGAAGAATCTTCTATGTCGCTGCTCGATAATCGTTTTCGAGTGGATCCTACGATAAAGCAAATCACCTTTGTCATTTATCGTGAACAATCTTCTAAACCCGTTGTGTTAGTTAGGCCTGATGGCAAAAAATACTATGCATGGCGAAGCCCTGACAACGTTCAATGGTATCAAGAATCATCGCTGGACATTATTTCTATTGATGATCCCATGCCGGGTCCTTGGCAAGCGGTGGGCAAAGTCACGCCCAAAAATAGAATCTTACTCATCTCTCATTTAGCGTTAGAAAGCGATACATTCCCAACCCGTTTATACCAAGGTGAAGAGATCAAATTCACCGCGAAACTGACCTCAGATGGTGAACCTTTGATTCTGAGAGATTTTCTTGATCGAATCAGCCTTAAAGTGACTTTTACGAAGTTTGTGGAAAATGAGCAGGACTTGATCAGCGAAGCCAGGCCAGTTCCTGAGGTTTTGGGTGTCTTTTCTGATGATGGCACAGGACTTGATGAATTCCCTGGCGACGGAATATTTACCGTGGCTTTACCAATATCCTCGCAGCCAGGTAAGTATCGGGTAAGAATTACATCAGGAAATGGCATCTTTTTAAGGGCTCAAGAGCAAGAGGTGTTGGTTTATCCTACACCGATTCAGCATACCTTTATTCAATCTCGAGATACTGAAACGGCTCACCAAATTATTCTTTCCGGAGAGCAGGGGATGGTCAAACCTGGGTCTTTGGCAGCACAAATTGATCACACCAATAGTGACGGTGAACTCACCTCCGTGTCTGGCAGTGCCATTGAAGAATCAGAAAAACTGGAACTTTGGGTTCCCAATAGTGAAAAAGTGGGTAACTATCAATGGCAAGGAAAGGTGTTTGCAACGGATATGGCCACAGGTAGACCGCTGACGTTTATGGTGACCGATCAAAGTTATAATATTCTAGAGGAAATCGATTTTGAGAAAACACGGTTGATTCAAGAAGAGCAACAGAGAAAACAGCAGCAACTTCTTGAAGAACTGCGAATCAAAGAAGAGAAGGAAGCGGCTCGGACACGCAGCATGATTATCATTGGTGTCGGCAATATTGTGGCCATTTTAGTGGGTCTGGCGGTGTGGTTCATACGACGAAAACTCAATGCGGCTAAAAAGGCGTTACCAGAAATGCAGTTGGATATGCCCAAGAAATAA
- the dnaQ gene encoding DNA polymerase III subunit epsilon — protein sequence MNTSSNLEQNVEQKRIIVLDTETTGMNREGGPTYQGHRIIEIGAVEIIGRKLTGRHFHVYIKPDREIQPDAIEVHGITDEFLSDKPSYSEVHHEFIEFIKGAELVAHNAPFDVGFMDHEFRMFDSSAGQTTDYCDVTDTLAMAKRMPNMPARKNLDSLAKHYTIDTSARILHGALLDAEILADVYLAMTGGQTSLQFSSEAGGISGVTIKRLNADRKALKVLLATADEVKAHQERLDIVQENGSCLWLKS from the coding sequence ATGAATACCAGTAGCAATTTAGAGCAAAATGTAGAGCAAAAACGAATCATCGTTCTCGATACCGAAACCACCGGTATGAATAGAGAAGGTGGGCCTACCTATCAAGGGCATCGTATTATAGAAATTGGTGCTGTCGAGATCATCGGTCGAAAGCTCACTGGTCGGCATTTTCATGTCTATATCAAACCAGACCGTGAGATTCAGCCTGATGCGATAGAAGTTCACGGTATTACTGATGAATTTTTATCAGACAAACCGTCTTATAGTGAAGTGCATCACGAATTTATTGAGTTTATTAAAGGCGCCGAATTAGTTGCCCACAATGCCCCCTTTGATGTGGGCTTTATGGATCATGAATTCAGAATGTTTGATAGCTCTGCGGGTCAAACCACGGATTATTGTGACGTGACCGATACCCTAGCCATGGCGAAACGCATGCCAAACATGCCGGCTAGGAAGAACCTGGATTCATTGGCGAAACACTACACGATTGACACCTCAGCGCGTATTCTTCACGGCGCTTTGCTCGATGCGGAAATCCTAGCTGACGTCTACTTGGCGATGACGGGGGGGCAAACGTCGCTTCAATTCAGCTCTGAAGCGGGGGGAATTAGTGGTGTAACGATAAAACGTCTCAACGCAGACCGAAAAGCGCTAAAGGTTTTACTGGCAACGGCCGATGAAGTAAAAGCACATCAAGAAAGGCTTGATATCGTACAAGAAAATGGCAGCTGCCTCTGGCTAAAGTCATAA
- the rnhA gene encoding ribonuclease HI gives MTKQVEIFTDGSCLGNPGPGGYGVVLRYKETEKTLAKGYNLTTNNRMEMLAAVVALQTLKEPCEVVLTTDSQYVRQGITQWIHNWKKRGWKTSAKKPVKNADLWQALDKETARHTVDWRWVKGHAGHRENEMCDELARTAAENPTEEDTGYEAG, from the coding sequence ATGACGAAACAAGTGGAAATTTTCACAGATGGTTCTTGTTTAGGTAATCCAGGCCCTGGTGGTTATGGTGTCGTATTACGTTATAAAGAAACTGAAAAAACACTCGCCAAAGGCTATAACCTGACCACCAACAATCGCATGGAGATGCTTGCCGCCGTTGTTGCTTTACAAACACTGAAGGAACCCTGTGAGGTTGTCCTCACCACCGATAGTCAGTATGTTCGCCAAGGCATTACTCAATGGATTCACAACTGGAAAAAACGTGGCTGGAAGACGTCAGCGAAGAAACCTGTAAAAAATGCCGATTTATGGCAGGCGCTAGACAAAGAAACCGCGCGTCACACGGTCGATTGGCGTTGGGTTAAGGGACACGCGGGGCACAGAGAAAACGAGATGTGCGATGAACTGGCACGTACCGCGGCAGAAAACCCGACAGAAGAAGACACAGGTTACGAAGCGGGTTAA
- a CDS encoding class I SAM-dependent methyltransferase translates to MNPARNEKKLEKPHSWSQLKNGEWVNNAIQTRLDEWCPKLFGYHMLKLGGLSCELATQHCNIQHQVNLDVHNPLHNVIADGYDLPFLEKSFDTVIMAHQLDYCNDPHRMLREVDRVMIDDGYLILTGFNPISITGCARFLPWRKNNLPWSGRMFTPNRIKDWLGLLNYQVIESDTFALFPMQKYQPMWTWCENSLGDWASPLGSLYFVVARKRTYPLKPIKPHWRLKRRLSPVSINYRVNRIVQKNWADKR, encoded by the coding sequence ATGAATCCAGCACGCAATGAAAAGAAGCTTGAAAAGCCACACTCATGGTCTCAGCTTAAAAATGGCGAGTGGGTGAACAACGCTATTCAAACACGCCTTGATGAGTGGTGTCCAAAGTTATTTGGGTATCATATGTTGAAGTTGGGCGGTTTAAGCTGTGAGTTGGCAACTCAACACTGCAATATCCAACACCAAGTCAATTTAGATGTTCATAACCCACTGCACAATGTGATCGCTGACGGTTATGATTTGCCTTTTTTGGAGAAAAGCTTTGATACGGTGATTATGGCGCATCAGCTGGATTACTGTAACGACCCTCACAGAATGTTAAGAGAAGTCGATAGAGTGATGATTGATGATGGTTACCTCATTCTCACAGGGTTCAACCCGATCAGCATCACCGGTTGTGCTCGATTCCTCCCGTGGCGTAAAAATAATTTGCCTTGGAGTGGGCGAATGTTCACACCGAATCGAATTAAAGATTGGTTAGGGCTATTGAACTATCAGGTGATTGAAAGTGATACATTTGCGTTGTTCCCGATGCAAAAGTATCAACCGATGTGGACCTGGTGTGAGAACAGTTTAGGTGATTGGGCCAGCCCACTAGGAAGCCTCTATTTCGTGGTGGCGCGCAAGCGGACTTATCCTTTAAAACCGATCAAACCTCACTGGCGATTAAAGCGAAGATTATCGCCAGTCAGTATTAACTATCGAGTGAATCGCATCGTACAGAAGAACTGGGCAGACAAGAGGTGA
- the gloB gene encoding hydroxyacylglutathione hydrolase produces the protein MIRIKSIPAFNDNYIWVIENREGRCVVVDPGDANPVLSYLEAHQLTLDAILITHHHHDHIGGVPELVRQYPGIDVVGPEKEPIPTLTHAVNGGDKIELFGESFDVLDLAGHTLGHIGYVGAGHLFCGDTLFSAGCGRVFEGTYAQMHTALEQLAALPEETKIYCAHEYTASNVSFALAVEPENERLHQYRDDVNRLRPQKHSTLPSSIKLEKLINPFLRCKEESVIKSVTNRTENIDPLSVFSALREWKNEF, from the coding sequence ATGATACGTATCAAAAGCATACCTGCATTTAATGATAATTACATCTGGGTGATAGAAAATAGAGAAGGCCGTTGCGTTGTGGTCGATCCTGGTGATGCAAACCCCGTCCTGTCTTACTTAGAAGCGCACCAACTGACGTTAGACGCCATCCTAATTACCCATCATCATCATGACCATATAGGCGGTGTTCCTGAGCTCGTTCGTCAGTATCCGGGCATTGATGTTGTCGGCCCGGAAAAAGAGCCGATTCCCACACTCACACACGCCGTAAATGGTGGGGATAAAATCGAGTTATTCGGAGAGTCTTTCGATGTGCTCGACTTAGCGGGTCATACACTCGGGCATATTGGCTATGTCGGTGCAGGGCATCTATTTTGTGGAGATACGCTTTTCTCGGCGGGTTGTGGTCGAGTTTTTGAAGGGACTTACGCGCAGATGCATACGGCTTTGGAGCAACTAGCCGCACTGCCTGAAGAGACAAAAATCTACTGCGCCCACGAATACACGGCAAGTAATGTTTCTTTTGCACTGGCGGTTGAGCCAGAGAATGAGCGACTTCACCAGTACCGAGATGATGTCAATCGACTTCGTCCACAGAAGCACTCGACTCTTCCGAGCTCTATCAAACTTGAAAAGCTGATCAACCCATTTCTTCGTTGCAAAGAGGAATCGGTCATCAAATCGGTGACAAATCGAACAGAAAACATTGACCCACTTTCCGTTTTTTCCGCGTTACGTGAGTGGAAGAACGAATTTTAG
- a CDS encoding LysM peptidoglycan-binding domain-containing protein, whose amino-acid sequence MRVQYSWVLALLLTGCQLTQPPESSSTTGESETSQPTQDVAHLPTSTGDNQDELKATAPKLEPIAEVTPQTQQDVWHRIGMQLQMEIPEHKSIDYYRTWYLKHPGHLRTVSKRAEPFLYLIVDEIEQRGLPLELALLPIVESSFDAFAYSHGSAAGLWQFVPATGEYFGLEQNFWYDGRRDVVAATDAALTYLTRLNTRFDGDWNHAIAAYNSGGGRLNSAIRKNRNLGKSTDFFALDLPKETSGYVPKLLALADIIANQEKYGIEIPAIPNTPVVELVNPNDQLDLAIAANYANISVKELQSLNPAYNQWATAPDKHQQLLLPVRSVAQFKQKVDENRGKGMRLVRYQVQSGDTLSVLASKYNTTTRVIQTANNLPGHNIRVGQHLMIPTSTQDEKAYALSATNRLAKTQSRSRGQYKLTHKVQSGDSLWTIARANKVSHQSLAKWNGMGPRDTLRIGQELVIWKKGSDGSVIRTVFYQVRSGDTISGIANKFKVKSNDIVKWNELNKGKYLQPGQKLKLYVDVTKVSV is encoded by the coding sequence ATGCGAGTACAATACAGCTGGGTTTTGGCACTGTTACTGACAGGCTGCCAACTTACTCAGCCACCGGAATCATCGTCTACTACTGGGGAGTCTGAAACCTCACAACCAACACAAGATGTCGCTCACCTGCCAACATCCACTGGTGATAATCAAGATGAGTTAAAAGCAACAGCACCTAAATTAGAACCTATTGCTGAAGTGACGCCACAAACTCAACAAGATGTCTGGCACCGTATTGGAATGCAGTTGCAAATGGAGATCCCAGAGCACAAGAGCATTGACTATTACCGCACATGGTATCTCAAGCACCCTGGGCATTTAAGAACGGTCTCCAAACGTGCTGAACCTTTTTTATATCTGATTGTTGATGAAATTGAGCAAAGAGGTCTTCCACTTGAGCTGGCTTTACTTCCTATTGTAGAAAGTTCTTTTGACGCTTTCGCTTATTCACATGGCAGTGCTGCTGGGCTTTGGCAGTTTGTTCCGGCCACTGGGGAGTATTTCGGTCTAGAACAGAATTTTTGGTACGATGGCCGTCGTGATGTGGTTGCCGCAACCGATGCAGCGCTAACCTACTTAACACGATTAAACACTCGTTTTGATGGCGACTGGAATCACGCAATCGCAGCTTACAATAGTGGTGGCGGACGACTCAACAGTGCTATCCGTAAGAATCGAAATTTGGGCAAATCTACTGATTTCTTCGCATTGGATCTGCCAAAAGAAACCAGCGGTTATGTGCCTAAGCTTCTCGCCCTTGCTGATATCATAGCCAATCAAGAAAAGTACGGTATCGAAATACCCGCAATTCCGAACACCCCGGTGGTTGAACTCGTCAATCCTAACGATCAGCTCGATCTCGCGATTGCGGCCAATTATGCCAACATTTCCGTGAAAGAACTTCAAAGCTTAAACCCAGCGTACAACCAATGGGCAACCGCACCGGATAAACATCAACAATTGTTGTTACCGGTTAGATCCGTGGCACAATTCAAGCAAAAAGTAGACGAAAACAGAGGTAAAGGTATGCGTTTGGTCCGCTACCAAGTACAATCTGGCGACACCCTCAGCGTTCTAGCGAGCAAATACAACACCACGACTCGTGTCATACAAACCGCGAACAACCTACCCGGTCACAATATTCGAGTTGGGCAACACTTAATGATTCCAACATCGACACAAGACGAAAAAGCCTACGCTCTGAGCGCGACAAACCGATTAGCAAAAACCCAATCACGCTCCAGAGGCCAGTATAAATTGACGCATAAGGTGCAAAGTGGCGATAGCTTGTGGACGATAGCAAGAGCAAATAAAGTCTCTCATCAATCATTAGCAAAATGGAACGGTATGGGCCCACGTGACACACTTCGTATCGGTCAAGAATTGGTTATCTGGAAAAAGGGGTCGGACGGTTCGGTGATTCGGACGGTTTTCTACCAAGTACGCTCAGGGGATACCATCAGTGGTATCGCCAATAAATTCAAAGTAAAGAGTAATGATATTGTGAAATGGAATGAATTGAATAAAGGTAAATACCTGCAACCTGGACAAAAACTAAAATTGTACGTTGATGTAACCAAGGTGAGTGTATGA
- a CDS encoding YIP1 family protein, which produces MMSSSNPLMMLVDIFRSPSSAFVTLHKHAVWGWQPYLFLVLSPFLFWGAYFDLVNFDWLYAELSTQLAQTNPAQLELLDANTLMAGEIISDVLGRTMSIVMLALWFNLATKASQQPQSFWRWFAASSVIMFPAIIGDFASYVSVLLKHGQVMTYAADLNSLNGLIKLPLTNDWSQFASSVPLLLPWYIVLGYAAVLTWTEFERGQAIVISALPWVGYFLVWAIYIIVS; this is translated from the coding sequence ATGATGTCGTCTAGTAACCCACTCATGATGTTAGTGGATATTTTCCGATCGCCTTCTTCTGCTTTTGTCACACTGCACAAGCATGCGGTATGGGGTTGGCAGCCTTATCTATTTCTCGTATTGAGCCCTTTTCTATTTTGGGGCGCTTACTTTGACCTCGTTAATTTTGACTGGTTATACGCAGAGCTATCGACCCAACTAGCACAGACAAACCCTGCGCAACTTGAGCTTCTGGACGCCAATACCTTAATGGCAGGTGAAATCATTTCGGATGTTCTTGGCCGGACAATGTCCATAGTCATGCTCGCGCTTTGGTTTAACCTAGCAACAAAAGCCAGCCAGCAACCTCAAAGTTTTTGGCGCTGGTTTGCCGCCAGCTCAGTGATTATGTTCCCTGCTATTATTGGTGACTTCGCCAGCTATGTGAGTGTGCTGTTAAAACATGGGCAGGTGATGACATACGCTGCCGATCTCAACAGTCTCAATGGTCTTATCAAGCTACCGCTCACCAATGACTGGTCTCAGTTTGCCAGTTCGGTTCCTTTGCTATTACCCTGGTATATCGTTCTTGGTTATGCGGCCGTGCTGACTTGGACAGAATTTGAACGTGGGCAGGCTATCGTTATTTCTGCCCTTCCATGGGTTGGATACTTCTTAGTTTGGGCTATTTATATCATCGTCAGCTAA